In the genome of Paenibacillus pabuli, one region contains:
- a CDS encoding phosphotransferase family protein, translated as MSKESTTIQELIQQAVNKYVSSDAQILSIESNPIGMGFQAVELLRHHSEFLSNREKKDISLITKKATFVERSALSRLFSQGVNVPFSLSNEPHTEDRSLICIQDVDYQTDYNHLDMDLLQNKELRALAYIHGTNMGLKKEMPWIPTVDRNHIIDMMENRWRPSWNATIENPAFIEEFGLPIIYEIEAVASRIIDDLEVLIRDEHMHTMIHNDLNPGNVLVHNNEDVYFIDWEEARYGSLFFDVPLRCSHMRQVDIYRGALSSHGYDIPQDQFEKYFSLASRYLGIRYMSWNLGVWEQNSYAKDDLKKYMKMVTQPLFS; from the coding sequence ATGAGTAAGGAATCTACCACAATACAAGAATTAATACAACAAGCCGTGAATAAGTATGTATCCTCGGATGCTCAAATACTAAGTATTGAGAGTAACCCTATTGGTATGGGATTTCAGGCTGTAGAATTGCTTCGACATCATAGTGAATTCCTGTCTAATAGAGAGAAAAAGGACATTTCTCTCATTACGAAGAAGGCCACATTCGTTGAACGCTCTGCCTTGTCCAGATTATTTTCACAAGGCGTTAATGTGCCCTTTAGTCTATCCAATGAGCCTCATACAGAAGATCGCAGCTTGATCTGCATTCAGGATGTGGACTACCAAACCGATTATAACCATCTCGATATGGATTTGCTTCAGAATAAAGAATTACGAGCGCTGGCTTACATACATGGAACGAATATGGGGTTAAAAAAAGAAATGCCCTGGATACCCACTGTGGATCGAAATCATATCATCGACATGATGGAAAACCGTTGGAGACCTTCGTGGAACGCCACCATAGAAAACCCCGCATTCATTGAGGAATTTGGATTACCGATCATATATGAAATTGAAGCTGTAGCCAGTAGGATCATAGATGATCTTGAAGTTTTAATCAGAGATGAACATATGCATACGATGATCCATAATGATCTGAATCCCGGAAACGTACTGGTACATAACAATGAGGATGTCTATTTTATCGATTGGGAGGAAGCAAGGTACGGCTCCCTATTCTTCGATGTTCCTCTGCGCTGTAGCCATATGAGACAAGTAGACATCTATCGGGGGGCCCTAAGTTCCCACGGATACGATATTCCACAAGATCAATTCGAAAAGTATTTCTCCCTGGCATCCCGATACCTCGGCATCCGCTATATGAGTTGGAACCTTGGGGTATGGGAACAAAACTCATATGCAAAAGACGACTTAAAAAAGTATATGAAGATGGTAACTCAACCTTTGTTCTCCTGA
- a CDS encoding iron-sulfur cluster biosynthesis family protein — MNIQVSPLAESRLNAMLGDRPGYFKLFYDTDGCGCDGTAVLLIVNEPDSDDIRIESDSLPFLINKQQQIYFESCLRLQSENSFPSYRLSSDSMIYGNHVKVHDLRDTADTSPQPLSWFVR, encoded by the coding sequence ATGAACATTCAGGTCAGTCCGCTGGCAGAATCAAGACTTAACGCGATGCTGGGAGATCGGCCGGGGTATTTCAAGCTGTTTTATGACACCGATGGATGCGGATGTGATGGTACTGCTGTGCTTCTGATCGTTAACGAGCCTGACAGTGATGACATTCGGATTGAGTCCGATTCGCTTCCTTTTCTCATTAACAAACAGCAGCAGATCTATTTCGAGTCTTGCCTTCGCCTGCAATCAGAGAACAGTTTCCCTTCCTACCGATTGAGCAGTGATTCCATGATCTACGGCAATCATGTCAAGGTCCATGATCTTCGGGATACCGCAGACACTTCACCGCAGCCGCTCAGTTGGTTTGTACGATAA
- a CDS encoding methyl-accepting chemotaxis protein yields the protein MFIPKARERMINMSFRVKLPLMISLLVTVVLAVTAVLSYSVAAVITLDKSKDEIKATSDRIGAGLFTSLTLEEQSTYLITTHRTFQDLLEIRNNEGQNDDTFFSENSELVDKANGILAESLAGMEGNSVLILLDRKGTIVAANNPEILGEERAGRTYFQQAMQGQNVISEGIISESLGTLGTVFAMPIYNDNKEVEGVLASTASTSFFVNQLQNININEEGKVMILDRVGTVMFNSTDEKMAGQKLESNEYQSLIDLPSNEQLQQGDVSTEDKVVFYSKIPRSDWTIIVEDKLSDVKKPLGAMAKQMYIVLFSAIAVSVIAGILISLLVTRPITRLTALFRQLADGDLTVQAKGKYSGEFKQLVDSFNTMAASNQQLISSMNHSISVLKTSTTELDHSTQQTSTSIAETTTTAFEISRAMESQANDTEAIVDKFMNVGNKIENVNEMSQSVKLKADEITDAFKSNHEVIDALIAVNGQNEAEVANISKITVQLAESSSGIHQITGTITEIANQTKLLALNASIEAARAGEHGRGFAVVASEIRKLAEQTTSQSEDIKRIVMQTIDHVEQNNRSVQAIEAIAELHKSSVDQTKETFNFVTQNMNEMMNQVQAIASEIESIERDKDDVIGAAQNLSASGEEVSASVEEVTATMEEQSGMTEHLSEMVQTIDGLTKQLAEASSRFKTK from the coding sequence TTGTTTATCCCGAAGGCGAGAGAGCGCATGATCAACATGTCGTTCAGAGTCAAATTGCCGCTAATGATCAGTTTACTGGTAACGGTTGTATTGGCAGTAACTGCGGTATTATCTTACAGCGTAGCGGCAGTCATTACGCTCGACAAAAGCAAGGATGAAATTAAAGCGACCTCTGATCGGATTGGTGCAGGTTTGTTCACCTCACTAACGTTGGAAGAACAGTCCACATATCTGATTACGACACATCGCACATTCCAGGACCTGCTGGAAATTCGAAATAACGAAGGACAGAATGATGATACTTTTTTCTCGGAAAATAGTGAACTTGTGGATAAAGCCAATGGGATATTGGCAGAAAGCCTCGCAGGGATGGAAGGCAACAGTGTTCTTATTCTGTTGGACCGAAAAGGCACCATTGTCGCAGCGAACAATCCTGAAATACTCGGTGAGGAACGCGCCGGCCGTACGTATTTTCAACAGGCAATGCAAGGGCAGAATGTCATCAGTGAGGGTATAATCTCTGAATCTTTGGGGACGCTGGGAACGGTCTTTGCAATGCCAATCTACAATGATAACAAGGAAGTGGAAGGCGTGCTGGCGTCTACTGCTTCAACTTCATTTTTCGTGAACCAGCTTCAGAACATCAACATTAATGAAGAGGGAAAAGTTATGATACTGGACCGCGTAGGTACAGTGATGTTCAATTCGACAGATGAAAAGATGGCGGGACAGAAGCTTGAATCTAATGAATATCAGTCACTGATTGATCTGCCTTCTAACGAGCAGTTGCAACAAGGAGATGTAAGTACAGAGGACAAAGTCGTCTTTTATTCCAAAATTCCAAGATCGGACTGGACCATCATTGTTGAAGACAAACTAAGTGATGTGAAGAAGCCGCTAGGGGCAATGGCGAAGCAGATGTATATTGTTCTGTTCAGCGCGATTGCGGTGTCTGTTATCGCAGGTATACTAATCTCACTGCTGGTTACCAGACCAATCACGAGACTGACAGCATTGTTCAGACAACTTGCAGACGGGGATCTGACGGTGCAGGCCAAGGGCAAATATAGCGGAGAATTCAAACAACTGGTGGACAGCTTTAACACGATGGCGGCGAGCAATCAACAGCTGATTTCCAGTATGAACCATTCCATTAGTGTGCTGAAAACAAGTACAACGGAACTGGATCATTCCACACAGCAGACCTCGACCTCCATTGCCGAAACCACGACAACGGCGTTTGAAATTTCACGAGCCATGGAGTCTCAGGCCAATGATACGGAAGCAATCGTGGATAAGTTCATGAACGTGGGCAATAAAATTGAGAACGTCAATGAGATGTCACAGTCGGTGAAGCTTAAGGCAGATGAGATCACGGATGCATTCAAGAGCAACCATGAGGTCATTGATGCACTGATTGCAGTGAATGGACAAAACGAGGCCGAAGTAGCTAACATTTCCAAAATTACAGTGCAGTTGGCTGAAAGTTCCTCGGGCATTCACCAAATTACAGGTACGATAACCGAGATTGCGAATCAGACGAAGCTGCTTGCACTCAATGCTTCCATTGAAGCGGCAAGAGCTGGTGAGCATGGACGTGGCTTTGCAGTAGTGGCATCGGAGATTCGCAAACTGGCAGAGCAGACTACATCACAGTCGGAGGATATCAAGCGGATTGTGATGCAGACGATTGATCATGTTGAGCAGAATAACCGGAGTGTACAAGCGATTGAAGCTATTGCCGAACTGCATAAAAGCAGTGTAGACCAGACCAAGGAAACGTTCAATTTTGTCACCCAAAATATGAATGAAATGATGAATCAAGTTCAAGCCATTGCCTCTGAGATTGAATCCATCGAACGCGATAAGGATGACGTCATTGGAGCTGCTCAGAATTTGTCTGCTTCAGGTGAAGAAGTGTCCGCATCCGTGGAGGAAGTAACCGCGACAATGGAGGAACAGTCCGGCATGACCGAGCATCTGTCAGAGATGGTACAGACCATCGATGGGTTGACCAAACAGCTAGCTGAAGCATCCTCCCGGTTCAAAACAAAGTAA
- a CDS encoding iron-containing alcohol dehydrogenase translates to MRSFQFYNPTRLIFGKGQIEALKTEVPKYGKRVLLVYGGGSIKRSGLYDQVLGQLKEIGAEVTELAGVEPNPRLSTVHKGVELCRTNNIDLVLAVGGGSVLDCGKAIAVGAKYDGDMWDIVVREATPQGGLPLGTVLTMAATGSEMNNGSVITNQDTQEKWAWFSEYSFPAFSILDPVNTYTVPLDQTVYGMVDMMSHVFEHYFHLDTNTPVQLGFCETILRTVIETAPLLIKDPENYELRETILYCGTMALNDVLNMGLAGDWASHNIEHAVSAVYDIPHGGGLAILFPHWMKHNLDVDVDRFKRMAVNVFNVNSAGKSDKQVAEEGIEALRTFWTSIGAPSRLADYDIDDSQIGEMADKAMRFGPFGFFNKLQREDVVQIYQAAL, encoded by the coding sequence ATGAGATCTTTTCAATTTTATAATCCGACCCGGCTGATTTTTGGCAAAGGGCAAATTGAAGCACTAAAAACTGAAGTCCCAAAATACGGAAAACGTGTTTTGCTTGTATACGGTGGTGGAAGCATCAAACGGAGCGGGCTGTACGATCAGGTGCTCGGCCAGTTGAAGGAAATCGGAGCAGAGGTAACCGAATTGGCTGGTGTAGAACCTAATCCGCGTCTTTCCACGGTTCATAAGGGTGTAGAACTATGCAGAACGAATAACATTGATCTGGTTCTTGCTGTTGGTGGTGGAAGTGTGCTTGACTGTGGTAAAGCGATCGCAGTAGGGGCCAAATACGATGGAGACATGTGGGATATTGTTGTGCGCGAAGCAACTCCTCAAGGCGGACTCCCGCTGGGAACAGTTTTGACCATGGCTGCGACGGGTTCCGAGATGAACAACGGATCGGTTATAACCAATCAGGACACACAGGAGAAGTGGGCCTGGTTCAGCGAGTATTCCTTTCCGGCGTTTTCGATTCTTGATCCGGTGAATACATATACCGTACCTTTGGATCAGACCGTATATGGTATGGTGGATATGATGTCTCATGTGTTTGAACACTACTTCCATCTGGATACCAATACACCCGTTCAGCTTGGATTCTGTGAGACCATTCTCCGCACGGTAATTGAAACTGCGCCTCTTTTGATCAAAGATCCCGAAAATTATGAACTGCGCGAAACCATTCTCTATTGTGGAACAATGGCGCTTAATGATGTACTGAATATGGGTCTTGCCGGGGACTGGGCATCTCACAATATTGAGCACGCTGTGTCCGCCGTGTACGACATTCCGCATGGGGGAGGCCTTGCCATTCTGTTCCCGCACTGGATGAAGCATAATCTGGATGTGGACGTAGATCGCTTCAAACGCATGGCTGTTAATGTATTTAATGTGAATTCTGCAGGGAAGTCGGACAAACAGGTTGCTGAAGAAGGTATTGAAGCGTTGCGTACATTCTGGACCTCGATTGGTGCACCTAGCCGTCTGGCTGACTATGACATCGACGATAGCCAGATTGGTGAGATGGCTGATAAAGCGATGCGTTTTGGTCCATTTGGCTTCTTCAACAAATTGCAGCGTGAAGATGTGGTACAGATCTATCAAGCTGCATTGTAA
- a CDS encoding LacI family DNA-binding transcriptional regulator: MTPITIYDIAKEANVSVSTVSRVLNDTAPVRASTREKIMSIIEKHQFQPNAQARSLIKKETGTIAIILPDITNPFFPEVFWGAENEARGLGYTFFLCNTAGDYSRESEYLSILREKRVDGIIFLGGRINMQVCPDDMAQELIDMGKRMPIVLVNGNIAKGGFHRVYTDEGAGAALAAEHLLELGHRDIAFVGGLRELSTTMVKVRAVQKKLREHGLEIPKERQMLGSFSIEDGKREMAKLLDRDNPPTGVICVNDYTAIGAIKATIEHGLSIPKDISIVGFDDTPLASAVIPELTTVSQNTYQLGKLAVDALHELINQGKPKKQTILQPELIIRQSTGPALR; this comes from the coding sequence ATGACACCGATCACCATATATGACATCGCCAAAGAAGCGAACGTATCCGTATCCACGGTCTCCCGGGTACTGAATGATACGGCACCCGTGCGTGCGAGCACGAGGGAGAAGATTATGTCCATTATTGAAAAACACCAGTTTCAACCCAACGCGCAGGCGCGCAGTCTGATCAAGAAGGAGACCGGCACGATTGCCATTATCCTACCGGACATCACGAATCCGTTTTTCCCGGAAGTATTCTGGGGTGCGGAGAACGAGGCACGCGGATTGGGGTACACGTTCTTTTTGTGCAATACCGCAGGGGATTACAGCCGGGAGTCCGAGTATCTGTCCATTTTGCGCGAGAAGCGGGTAGATGGCATTATTTTTCTCGGTGGACGAATCAATATGCAGGTCTGTCCGGATGACATGGCTCAGGAATTGATTGATATGGGCAAACGCATGCCGATTGTGTTGGTCAATGGCAATATTGCCAAAGGCGGATTCCATCGGGTGTATACGGATGAAGGCGCAGGCGCAGCTCTTGCAGCGGAACATCTGCTGGAACTTGGACACCGGGATATTGCTTTTGTGGGCGGGCTGAGGGAGTTGTCCACCACGATGGTCAAGGTCAGAGCCGTCCAAAAAAAACTCCGTGAACATGGGCTCGAAATTCCAAAAGAACGCCAGATGCTCGGCAGTTTTTCCATTGAAGACGGCAAACGTGAAATGGCAAAGCTGCTGGATCGGGACAATCCGCCCACGGGGGTCATCTGTGTGAATGATTACACCGCTATTGGTGCAATCAAGGCAACTATTGAACATGGATTGTCGATTCCCAAGGATATTTCAATCGTCGGCTTTGATGATACGCCGCTTGCCAGCGCGGTAATACCAGAATTAACGACCGTATCCCAGAATACGTACCAACTGGGCAAGCTGGCTGTGGATGCACTGCATGAACTGATTAATCAGGGCAAGCCAAAGAAGCAGACGATCCTGCAACCAGAGCTGATTATTCGTCAAAGTACAGGGCCTGCGTTACGATAA